A genomic segment from Roseibium algicola encodes:
- a CDS encoding MBL fold metallo-hydrolase: MSEIQIHTIPILPFGMVNAFLLTFAGGAVLVDTGLPGSETKIEKVLAKVGLCLADLKLIVVTHGHIDHAGSAKRLQKLSGAPIVLHEGDLPYCRGQAPILKPSGFFGRLFKLSGAIERPFAKVEPDILLSGDQTLDLTAYGVQGVIMPTPGHTPGSLSVLLDDGAVLAGDLAASGILLGGIVLKGRPKPPPFEEDPLQVARSLKFLLTKGAKRFYLGHGGPLDAGVIERYAGKLAQAA, from the coding sequence ATGTCCGAGATCCAGATCCACACTATCCCGATCCTGCCATTCGGCATGGTCAACGCGTTTCTGCTGACCTTTGCCGGTGGTGCCGTGCTTGTGGACACCGGGCTTCCAGGCAGCGAGACCAAGATTGAGAAGGTGCTGGCGAAGGTCGGGCTTTGCCTTGCCGATCTGAAGCTGATCGTGGTGACCCACGGCCATATCGACCATGCGGGCAGCGCCAAACGTCTTCAGAAACTGTCGGGCGCGCCAATCGTGCTGCATGAAGGTGATTTACCCTATTGCCGGGGCCAGGCTCCCATCCTGAAGCCTTCGGGGTTCTTCGGTCGGCTGTTCAAGCTTTCAGGCGCGATCGAACGGCCGTTTGCGAAGGTGGAGCCGGACATTCTTCTGTCAGGGGACCAGACACTGGATCTGACAGCCTATGGCGTGCAAGGTGTCATCATGCCGACGCCAGGCCACACGCCCGGATCGCTGTCGGTACTGCTTGACGATGGTGCTGTCCTCGCGGGGGATCTGGCGGCGTCCGGCATTCTTCTGGGGGGAATCGTGCTGAAGGGTCGGCCCAAGCCGCCTCCCTTCGAAGAAGACCCGCTTCAGGTCGCCCGTTCGCTGAAATTTCTGCTGACCAAGGGGGCAAAACGCTTCTATCTCGGCCATGGCGGACCGCTCGATGCCGGGGTGATTGAAAGATACGCCGGCAAACTGGCGCAAGCGGCCTGA
- the msrP gene encoding protein-methionine-sulfoxide reductase catalytic subunit MsrP produces the protein MNILKKRSWELPEREATPEAVFMNRRQILAGLAGAGALLGTGLGIRPAFAEEDPSAGLYPVKRNETLTLDRDVTPEEFTAKYNNFYEFGTHKQIWPAAQELKIRPWTVVLDGMIDNPQEIGIDDLLAKMPLEERLYRHRCVEAWSMAVPWSGFALAELVKLAGPQSGAKYLRFETFLDPSVASGQKQSWYPWPYVEGLTLEEATNELAFIATGVYDKPLAKQYGAPIRLVVPWKYGFKSIKSIVKISFTDERPVSFWEEIQSSEYGFWANVNPSVPHRRWPQSSERLLGTDERRNTLLYNGYEEQVAGLYKDLGNERLFM, from the coding sequence ATGAATATACTGAAGAAACGCAGCTGGGAGCTTCCGGAACGGGAAGCAACACCGGAGGCCGTTTTCATGAACCGCCGGCAGATCCTTGCCGGCCTTGCCGGGGCTGGTGCGCTGTTGGGTACGGGCCTTGGAATTCGCCCGGCCTTTGCGGAAGAAGACCCGAGCGCGGGCCTTTATCCGGTCAAGCGCAATGAGACCCTTACGCTCGACAGGGACGTGACCCCGGAAGAGTTCACGGCGAAATACAACAATTTTTACGAGTTCGGCACGCACAAGCAGATCTGGCCGGCGGCACAGGAACTCAAGATCCGCCCCTGGACCGTCGTGCTGGATGGCATGATCGACAATCCGCAAGAGATCGGCATCGATGACCTTCTGGCCAAGATGCCTTTGGAAGAGCGGCTCTACCGGCATCGATGCGTCGAAGCGTGGTCGATGGCCGTGCCCTGGTCGGGATTCGCGCTTGCCGAGCTGGTGAAGCTGGCCGGGCCGCAGTCCGGCGCAAAATACCTGCGATTTGAAACCTTCCTCGATCCGTCGGTTGCCAGCGGGCAGAAGCAGAGCTGGTATCCTTGGCCCTATGTCGAGGGCCTGACGCTGGAAGAAGCGACCAATGAACTCGCCTTCATCGCTACCGGCGTTTACGACAAGCCGCTTGCCAAGCAATATGGTGCACCGATCCGGCTGGTTGTCCCGTGGAAATACGGCTTCAAGTCGATCAAGTCGATCGTGAAGATCTCCTTCACCGACGAGCGTCCGGTCAGCTTCTGGGAGGAGATCCAGTCTTCTGAATATGGCTTCTGGGCGAACGTGAACCCGTCCGTGCCGCATCGCCGCTGGCCGCAGTCTTCCGAGCGGCTGCTTGGAACGGACGAGCGCCGCAACACGCTTCTCTACAACGGCTATGAGGAGCAGGTGGCCGGCCTCTACAAGGACCTGGGCAACGAACGCCTGTTCATGTGA
- a CDS encoding LysR family transcriptional regulator, with the protein MDWDKLRIFHAAAQAGSFTHAGDTLHMSQSAVSRQVSALEHDLGVPLFHRHARGLLLTEQGELLYRTANDVLMKLEAVQSSLTDSKEKPSGALRVTTTVGLGSTWLTSRIRSFIDLYPDVDLHLIFDDDELDLGMREADVAIRLRQPTQPDLIQRKLFTVHFHVYAAPEYLQRFGTPVSIDDLDKHRLITFGEQAPAYLRSMNWLETAGRVATSPRRSVLKANNIVAIKRAVQSGVGIAILPDYIIDKSSNLAPVMTDQDDKVPSFDTYFVYPSELKNTARVTAFREFLLANAEGWVF; encoded by the coding sequence ATGGATTGGGACAAATTGCGCATTTTTCATGCGGCCGCACAGGCTGGCAGTTTCACGCATGCAGGTGACACCCTGCATATGAGCCAGTCGGCTGTCAGCCGGCAGGTCAGTGCGCTAGAGCACGATCTGGGTGTTCCGCTGTTTCACCGGCACGCCCGCGGCCTCTTGCTGACCGAACAGGGCGAACTGCTCTACCGGACTGCCAACGACGTGCTGATGAAGTTGGAAGCGGTTCAGTCGAGCCTGACGGACAGCAAGGAAAAGCCATCCGGAGCCCTGCGTGTGACAACCACGGTGGGCCTTGGTTCCACCTGGCTCACCTCACGGATCAGAAGCTTCATCGATCTCTATCCTGATGTCGACCTGCACCTGATCTTCGACGACGACGAACTGGACCTTGGCATGCGCGAAGCGGATGTGGCCATCCGCTTGCGCCAGCCAACCCAGCCGGACCTGATCCAGCGCAAACTGTTTACAGTGCATTTCCATGTCTATGCGGCACCGGAATACCTCCAACGGTTCGGAACACCTGTGTCGATCGACGACCTCGACAAGCACCGGCTGATCACCTTTGGCGAACAGGCTCCGGCCTACCTCCGCTCGATGAACTGGCTGGAAACAGCCGGGCGCGTCGCGACAAGCCCGCGCAGGTCCGTCCTGAAGGCCAACAACATCGTGGCCATCAAGCGTGCCGTTCAATCCGGCGTGGGCATTGCCATTCTGCCGGACTACATCATCGACAAGTCGTCGAACCTGGCGCCTGTCATGACCGATCAGGACGACAAGGTGCCCTCCTTCGACACCTATTTTGTCTACCCTTCGGAACTGAAGAACACCGCGCGTGTTACCGCGTTCCGCGAGTTCCTGCTGGCAAATGCAGAAGGCTGGGTTTTCTAA
- the trxB gene encoding thioredoxin-disulfide reductase produces the protein MSTEHSKLLIIGSGPAGYTAAIYAARAMIEPTLVAGIQPGGQLTITTDVENYPGFADPIMGPWLMEQMQKQAENVGTKILYDTIVKADLSQRPFRLEADSGTVFTADALVIATGAQARWLGLSSEQDYMGAGVSACATCDGFFYRNKEVVVVGGGNTAVEEALYLANLASKVTLVHRRDSLRAEKILQDRLFQHPKIDVIWDHQVDEILGGGMPKAVTGVRLKNTATGEFQEISTDGVFIAIGHAPSVELFKDQLTLKSNGYLETAPDSTRTSIPGVFAAGDVTDDIYRQAVTAAGMGCMAALEAEKFLAEHEVTSTKQAAE, from the coding sequence ATGAGCACGGAACACAGCAAACTTCTGATCATCGGCTCCGGCCCGGCTGGCTACACGGCTGCCATATATGCTGCCCGCGCCATGATCGAGCCGACGCTGGTGGCCGGTATTCAGCCGGGCGGCCAGCTGACCATTACCACTGATGTCGAGAACTACCCCGGCTTCGCGGATCCCATCATGGGGCCGTGGCTGATGGAACAGATGCAGAAGCAGGCCGAAAACGTCGGCACCAAGATCCTTTACGACACCATCGTGAAGGCTGACCTGTCCCAGCGCCCGTTCCGCCTGGAAGCCGACAGCGGCACGGTATTCACGGCGGACGCCCTGGTGATCGCCACCGGCGCGCAGGCACGCTGGCTTGGCCTGTCCTCGGAACAGGATTACATGGGCGCCGGCGTTTCCGCCTGTGCGACCTGTGACGGCTTCTTCTACCGCAACAAGGAAGTTGTGGTTGTCGGCGGCGGCAACACCGCCGTGGAAGAAGCGCTGTATCTCGCCAATCTCGCCTCCAAGGTGACGCTGGTTCATCGCCGTGACAGCCTGCGGGCGGAAAAGATCCTGCAGGACCGCCTGTTCCAGCACCCGAAGATCGACGTCATCTGGGACCACCAGGTCGATGAGATCCTCGGCGGCGGCATGCCGAAAGCAGTTACCGGCGTACGGTTGAAAAACACCGCGACCGGCGAATTCCAGGAAATTTCCACGGACGGTGTCTTCATCGCCATCGGCCACGCACCGTCGGTCGAACTCTTCAAGGATCAGCTCACGCTGAAGTCCAACGGCTACCTGGAAACTGCCCCGGATTCGACCAGGACATCCATCCCGGGCGTCTTTGCGGCCGGTGATGTCACCGACGACATTTATCGGCAGGCAGTAACCGCTGCCGGCATGGGCTGCATGGCAGCCCTTGAAGCCGAGAAGTTTCTGGCCGAACATGAAGTGACGTCGACAAAGCAGGCCGCCGAATAG
- a CDS encoding Lrp/AsnC family transcriptional regulator, with translation MKARLDAIDWQILKELQDDGRMTNVELARRVGISAPPCLRRVRALEEAGLILGYRTLLDEKQLGYDVTAFAMVGLHSQTEADLIAFEQTVQNWPLVRESYMLSGEVDFLLKCVSPDLQTFQNFIIRELTAAPNVDSVRTALTIRRTKDEPVVPID, from the coding sequence TTGAAAGCGCGGCTCGATGCCATTGATTGGCAGATCCTGAAGGAATTGCAGGATGACGGACGGATGACCAATGTGGAATTGGCCCGTCGGGTCGGCATATCCGCTCCTCCCTGCCTGCGCCGGGTGCGCGCGCTGGAGGAAGCCGGGCTCATTCTGGGCTACCGGACCCTGCTTGATGAAAAGCAGCTCGGTTACGACGTGACAGCGTTTGCAATGGTCGGGCTGCACAGCCAGACCGAGGCGGATCTGATCGCCTTCGAACAGACGGTTCAGAACTGGCCGCTGGTGCGCGAAAGCTACATGCTTTCAGGTGAGGTCGACTTCCTGCTGAAATGCGTTTCGCCGGATCTGCAGACCTTCCAGAATTTCATCATTCGCGAATTGACCGCTGCGCCCAACGTCGACAGCGTTCGTACGGCGTTGACAATCCGCCGAACAAAGGATGAGCCTGTCGTTCCAATCGATTGA
- the greA gene encoding transcription elongation factor GreA yields the protein MEKVPMTSAGYKMLQDELKERTAVERPRIVEAIAEARAHGDLSENAEYHAAKEAQSLNEGRISELEDKLSRAEIIDVTKLSGDIVKFGATVTLIDEDTEEEKKYMIVGDVESDVKQNKVSISSPIARALIGKSIGDSVEVAAPGGARSYEIVDVRFV from the coding sequence ATGGAAAAAGTTCCGATGACCTCCGCCGGGTACAAGATGCTCCAGGACGAGCTGAAGGAACGTACCGCGGTAGAGCGCCCGCGCATCGTCGAGGCGATTGCTGAAGCACGCGCGCATGGCGACCTGTCGGAAAATGCGGAATACCATGCGGCTAAAGAAGCCCAGAGCCTGAACGAAGGCCGTATTTCGGAACTGGAAGACAAGCTGTCCCGCGCTGAAATCATTGATGTGACCAAGCTGTCCGGCGACATCGTCAAATTCGGCGCGACCGTCACCCTCATCGACGAGGACACCGAAGAAGAAAAGAAATACATGATCGTTGGCGACGTCGAATCCGACGTGAAGCAGAACAAGGTCTCTATTTCTTCTCCGATCGCCCGCGCCCTGATTGGCAAGTCCATCGGCGACAGTGTCGAAGTTGCTGCCCCTGGCGGTGCCCGGTCTTACGAGATCGTGGACGTACGCTTCGTCTGA
- a CDS encoding pyridoxal phosphate-dependent aminotransferase, with amino-acid sequence MGFLADALARVKPSATIAVTNKARELKAAGRDVIGLGAGEPDFDTPENIKTAAIKAITDGKTKYTAVDGIPELKAAIVEKFKRENGLTYETSQITVGTGGKQVLYNALIATLNPGDEVIIPTPYWVSYPDMVLLAGGEPVIVEADKSTFKITPEALDAAITSRTKWLIFNSPSNPSGAAYTEAELKALCDVLMKHPHVWVMTDDMYEHLVYDDFKFTTPAQVEPALYERTLTVNGVSKAYAMTGWRIGYAGGPADLIKAMAKVQSQSTSNPCSIAQWAAVEALNGTQDFIPKNNEVFKGRRDLVVSMLNQANGISCPVPEGAFYVFPSCAGTIGKTAPSGKVIESDEDFVSELLEAEGVAVVHGSAFGLGPNFRISYATSTEALEEACTRIQRFCGNLK; translated from the coding sequence ATGGGCTTTCTTGCTGACGCATTGGCGCGTGTTAAACCTTCTGCGACCATCGCCGTCACCAACAAGGCACGCGAGCTTAAAGCCGCAGGCCGCGATGTAATCGGTCTCGGAGCTGGCGAGCCGGATTTCGATACCCCGGAAAACATCAAGACAGCCGCCATCAAGGCCATCACCGACGGCAAGACCAAGTACACTGCTGTCGATGGTATTCCGGAGCTGAAGGCGGCCATCGTCGAAAAGTTCAAGCGGGAAAACGGGCTTACTTACGAAACCAGCCAGATCACCGTGGGTACCGGCGGCAAGCAGGTGCTTTACAACGCGCTGATTGCAACGCTGAACCCGGGCGATGAAGTCATCATTCCGACCCCTTACTGGGTAAGCTATCCGGACATGGTGTTGCTCGCAGGCGGTGAACCGGTGATCGTGGAAGCGGACAAGTCGACCTTCAAGATTACACCGGAAGCACTCGATGCGGCGATCACATCGCGCACCAAGTGGCTGATCTTCAACTCTCCGTCCAACCCGTCCGGTGCGGCCTATACGGAAGCTGAACTGAAGGCGCTCTGCGATGTGCTGATGAAGCACCCCCATGTCTGGGTCATGACCGACGACATGTATGAGCACCTCGTCTATGACGACTTCAAGTTCACCACGCCTGCTCAGGTGGAGCCTGCTCTTTACGAGCGCACGCTGACCGTCAACGGTGTGTCGAAGGCCTATGCAATGACCGGCTGGCGTATCGGTTATGCCGGCGGCCCGGCAGACCTGATCAAGGCCATGGCCAAGGTTCAGTCGCAGTCGACCTCCAACCCTTGTTCCATCGCCCAGTGGGCGGCAGTCGAGGCGCTGAACGGCACCCAGGACTTCATCCCGAAGAACAACGAAGTCTTCAAGGGACGCCGGGACCTGGTTGTCTCCATGCTGAACCAGGCCAACGGCATTTCGTGCCCGGTGCCGGAAGGCGCGTTCTACGTGTTCCCGTCCTGCGCCGGTACAATCGGCAAGACGGCCCCGTCCGGCAAGGTGATCGAGAGCGACGAGGACTTCGTCTCCGAGCTTCTGGAAGCTGAAGGTGTCGCGGTCGTTCACGGTTCGGCTTTCGGGCTTGGTCCGAACTTCCGCATTTCCTATGCGACCTCGACCGAAGCTCTGGAAGAAGCCTGCACGCGCATCCAGCGTTTCTGCGGGAACCTGAAATAA
- a CDS encoding elongation factor G: MAITSNGKGSAAGSAPRCIALVGPFGSGKTSLLEALLARTDKVARQGSVANGNTVGDASPEARAHGMSVELNIADAEFLGDRFVFVDCPGSVEFLSEMDGALSGVDLAVVVAEDDERKVPALQLILKALEARAIPRVLFLNKIDKSTRRVRDVLSLLQPASAVPLVLRQIPIWEDGLATGFIDLALERAHVYHEKEESTQIDMSDADLAREHEARFTMLEHLADHDDDLMEALLEDIAPNRDQVFADLVNEMQDGLICPVFFGSAEHGNGVSRLLKALRHEVPGVDLLSRRVLGTTSRAMLQVVKTLHTQHGGKQSIARVLEGVVSDGDTLFLNGDTEIKVSGLFSVFGQQANKIATAGKGDLVGLGRLDDVQTGDLLSFENGKIESLQVLERRNPVLATAISAKQRKDEVRLSAALAKLVEEDRSLIVSQNQTTAETLLAGQGEMHLRVAQERLAGKYGLDIAANTPHVPYAETIRSGTKVRGRHKKQSGGHGQFGDVVIEISPLPRGEGVQFSDTITGGVVPKQYIPSVRDGVLDALGQGPLGFPVVDVSVCLTDGSYHSVDSSDQAFKMAGILAIREGLPECKPVLLEPIHKVVIACPSDATARVNAIVSARRGQLLGFDARPEWNGWDEVQALMPEAEIGDLIIELRSATAGVASYTAEFDHMAELSGKAAEIALQRFGRQAA; the protein is encoded by the coding sequence ATGGCAATCACTTCAAACGGAAAAGGATCTGCTGCGGGCAGCGCTCCGCGCTGTATCGCCCTAGTGGGTCCGTTCGGCAGCGGCAAGACCAGTCTTCTGGAAGCCTTGCTGGCGCGAACGGACAAGGTGGCCCGGCAAGGATCCGTCGCGAACGGAAATACGGTGGGCGACGCTTCGCCGGAAGCGCGTGCCCACGGCATGAGTGTGGAACTGAACATTGCGGACGCGGAATTCCTGGGAGATCGCTTCGTGTTCGTCGACTGCCCTGGATCCGTGGAGTTCCTGAGCGAAATGGACGGGGCGCTTTCCGGAGTGGATCTGGCTGTTGTGGTGGCGGAGGACGACGAGCGCAAGGTTCCAGCCCTGCAGCTGATCCTGAAAGCCCTTGAAGCCCGCGCCATTCCGCGGGTTTTGTTTTTAAACAAGATCGACAAGAGCACGCGGCGGGTGCGCGATGTCCTGAGCCTGCTGCAACCGGCATCTGCGGTGCCGCTGGTGCTGCGACAGATCCCGATCTGGGAAGACGGCCTGGCGACGGGGTTCATCGATCTCGCGCTGGAGCGGGCGCATGTCTATCACGAGAAGGAGGAAAGCACGCAGATCGACATGTCCGATGCGGACCTCGCACGTGAGCACGAAGCCCGTTTCACCATGCTGGAACACCTGGCCGATCACGACGACGACCTGATGGAGGCGTTGCTCGAGGATATCGCCCCCAATCGCGATCAGGTGTTCGCCGATCTGGTGAACGAAATGCAGGACGGTCTCATCTGCCCGGTTTTCTTCGGCTCCGCAGAACACGGCAACGGTGTCAGCCGGCTGCTCAAGGCCTTGCGCCACGAGGTTCCTGGTGTAGACCTGCTGTCGCGCCGGGTGCTTGGCACGACGTCGCGCGCGATGCTGCAGGTCGTCAAGACGCTGCACACCCAGCACGGCGGCAAGCAGTCGATCGCCCGCGTTCTGGAAGGCGTGGTCTCCGACGGCGATACCCTGTTCCTCAATGGCGACACCGAAATCAAGGTGTCCGGACTGTTTTCTGTCTTCGGCCAGCAGGCGAACAAGATCGCAACGGCCGGCAAGGGCGATCTGGTTGGGCTCGGGAGGCTCGATGATGTCCAGACGGGCGACCTCCTGAGTTTCGAAAACGGAAAGATCGAAAGCCTTCAGGTGCTTGAACGGCGCAATCCTGTTCTGGCGACGGCGATTTCCGCCAAACAGCGCAAGGACGAGGTCCGTCTTTCCGCGGCACTGGCGAAACTGGTTGAAGAGGACCGCTCGCTGATCGTCTCGCAAAACCAGACAACGGCCGAAACGTTGCTTGCAGGGCAGGGCGAAATGCATTTGCGTGTTGCCCAGGAACGGCTTGCCGGAAAATACGGTCTGGATATCGCCGCCAATACACCGCACGTGCCTTATGCCGAGACGATCCGGTCAGGCACCAAGGTTCGTGGCCGTCACAAGAAACAGTCCGGCGGGCATGGTCAGTTCGGCGATGTGGTGATCGAGATATCTCCGCTGCCGCGCGGCGAGGGCGTCCAGTTTTCAGACACGATTACCGGGGGTGTCGTGCCGAAACAATATATCCCGTCCGTGCGTGACGGCGTGTTGGATGCGTTGGGGCAAGGCCCGCTCGGTTTCCCGGTGGTGGATGTGTCCGTCTGTCTGACGGACGGCTCCTATCACTCTGTGGACAGTTCCGACCAGGCCTTCAAGATGGCCGGCATACTTGCAATCCGGGAAGGTCTGCCTGAGTGCAAGCCGGTGCTTCTGGAGCCGATCCACAAGGTGGTGATTGCCTGCCCGAGTGATGCGACCGCGCGGGTGAATGCGATCGTCTCGGCACGACGCGGACAATTGCTTGGCTTCGACGCCCGTCCCGAGTGGAATGGCTGGGATGAGGTGCAGGCGTTGATGCCGGAGGCGGAAATCGGTGACCTGATCATCGAACTGCGTTCGGCGACCGCCGGGGTTGCAAGCTACACCGCCGAGTTCGACCATATGGCGGAACTTTCCGGCAAGGCGGCGGAAATTGCCTTGCAGAGGTTCGGCAGACAGGCCGCGTGA
- a CDS encoding VOC family protein, protein MAVKRVVANIASPDTGKAQSFYGDVLGMDLAMDHGWIVTFAGERGAVAQVSIAAEGGAGTPVPDFSVEVDNLEEVLEKVQAKGLGIEYGPADEPWGVRRFYVRDPFGRLVNILQHA, encoded by the coding sequence ATGGCTGTGAAACGTGTCGTTGCCAACATCGCATCGCCGGATACCGGCAAGGCGCAAAGCTTCTACGGCGACGTGCTGGGCATGGACCTGGCGATGGATCATGGCTGGATCGTCACCTTTGCAGGCGAACGGGGGGCGGTGGCCCAGGTCAGCATTGCGGCGGAAGGCGGCGCGGGAACCCCCGTGCCCGATTTTTCGGTCGAAGTCGACAACCTTGAAGAAGTGCTGGAAAAAGTGCAGGCAAAAGGCCTCGGCATCGAATACGGCCCGGCAGATGAGCCCTGGGGAGTCAGGCGCTTTTACGTGCGCGACCCTTTTGGCCGCCTGGTGAATATCTTACAGCACGCGTGA
- a CDS encoding winged helix-turn-helix transcriptional regulator, with amino-acid sequence MSEPIASLWRLPGTQDCPVADTLKSIGGKHTPRVLHCLTAKDHHFLELQRTLKPISRKVLTQELRHLEEIGLVARTELDDAHRRVRYALTPKGRSLTEILGRVYLWAVEHHGSDAASAA; translated from the coding sequence ATGAGCGAACCGATCGCATCCCTCTGGCGCCTGCCTGGCACGCAGGACTGTCCCGTTGCCGACACGCTGAAAAGCATCGGCGGCAAACACACCCCAAGGGTTCTGCATTGCCTGACCGCTAAGGATCATCATTTTCTGGAACTACAGCGGACACTGAAACCGATCAGCCGCAAGGTGCTGACCCAGGAACTGCGCCACCTGGAAGAGATTGGACTGGTCGCTCGTACCGAACTGGACGACGCCCACCGCCGCGTCCGATATGCCCTCACACCGAAAGGCCGGAGCCTGACCGAAATCCTTGGACGGGTCTACCTTTGGGCCGTGGAACACCACGGCAGTGACGCAGCATCAGCGGCATAA
- a CDS encoding mitochondrial fission ELM1 family protein, with amino-acid sequence MPFSPEKAPSSLWILTDGKAGDVAQCRGVAEALGAPVEERHIAPRAPFTWLMPFGPIDLRERETRPGSPIAPPYPDIAIASGRRAVPYLRRVKRLSGGKTFTVFLKDPRMGPDAADLIWVPEHDKLRGRNVLVTPTSPHKFSAATLAELRSRQVAEIDGLPRPRVAVLVGGDSRHHRFSEDDQNRLLSGLRELAHAAHVHFMITASRRTPAGLAYGLAGLAKSGNHLYWTGDAPNPYGLYLAKADAIIATADSTNMIGEATATGKPVHVFEPSGGHDKITRFLGTLRRMGVIHPFPGPLKTTTYEPIDATPVIAQRILSDFSAARQTRNNAPMGQPGNANAGT; translated from the coding sequence ATGCCTTTTTCGCCGGAGAAAGCCCCTTCTTCCCTCTGGATCCTCACCGATGGAAAGGCGGGCGATGTTGCCCAGTGCCGCGGTGTTGCCGAAGCCCTCGGCGCACCTGTTGAAGAACGCCACATAGCGCCACGTGCACCCTTTACCTGGTTGATGCCCTTCGGTCCGATCGATCTGCGCGAGCGGGAGACCCGCCCCGGCAGCCCGATTGCCCCGCCCTACCCTGATATCGCCATCGCGTCCGGCCGCCGGGCGGTCCCGTATCTGCGCCGGGTCAAGCGCCTTTCGGGAGGCAAGACCTTTACCGTGTTCCTGAAAGACCCGCGCATGGGACCAGATGCAGCGGATCTCATCTGGGTACCCGAGCATGACAAGCTGCGCGGACGGAACGTCCTTGTAACACCGACGTCCCCACACAAGTTCTCCGCCGCAACACTGGCCGAACTCCGCAGCCGGCAGGTTGCCGAGATAGATGGTCTTCCACGGCCCCGTGTTGCGGTTCTTGTCGGCGGGGACAGCCGGCACCACAGGTTTTCCGAAGACGACCAGAACCGCCTTTTGAGCGGCCTGCGAGAGCTTGCACATGCGGCACATGTGCATTTCATGATCACAGCCTCCCGCCGCACGCCGGCCGGATTGGCCTATGGTCTTGCAGGATTGGCCAAATCGGGAAATCACCTCTACTGGACAGGCGACGCCCCCAATCCTTACGGCCTCTATCTCGCCAAGGCAGATGCGATCATCGCCACTGCCGATTCCACGAACATGATCGGTGAGGCCACAGCCACCGGCAAGCCGGTCCATGTATTCGAGCCCAGCGGCGGTCACGACAAGATCACCCGGTTTTTGGGGACTTTGCGACGCATGGGTGTCATTCACCCCTTTCCAGGTCCGCTGAAAACCACTACCTACGAGCCGATAGATGCCACGCCGGTGATCGCTCAACGCATCTTGAGCGATTTTTCGGCCGCACGGCAAACCCGGAACAACGCCCCGATGGGCCAACCTGGCAACGCAAACGCCGGGACATGA
- a CDS encoding DUF992 domain-containing protein: protein MRILKPVLAAMAIVFAMPALASEDSPKVEIGKLSCLVEGEHSFIVGSSATLGCSFSPVDGGAVENYKGTVRDYGLDIGKTKQATLVWGVLAPSANRKPGLLAGTYGGLTAGASVGAGIKANALLGGFDRSIALNPFSLESQTGTNLTLGVSKMTLELIN, encoded by the coding sequence ATGCGTATTTTGAAACCGGTTCTTGCCGCCATGGCCATTGTGTTTGCCATGCCGGCCCTTGCCTCCGAAGACAGCCCAAAGGTTGAAATCGGCAAACTGAGCTGCCTGGTGGAAGGCGAGCACAGTTTCATTGTTGGCTCTTCAGCAACACTCGGATGCAGCTTTTCACCGGTCGACGGCGGAGCGGTGGAAAACTACAAGGGGACCGTCCGCGACTACGGGCTGGATATCGGCAAGACCAAACAGGCCACGCTGGTCTGGGGCGTGCTGGCACCTTCCGCAAACCGGAAGCCGGGCCTTTTGGCAGGCACCTACGGCGGGCTGACCGCCGGGGCAAGTGTTGGTGCGGGCATCAAGGCGAACGCGCTGTTGGGTGGTTTCGACCGATCCATCGCGCTCAACCCTTTCAGCCTGGAAAGCCAGACAGGCACGAACCTGACACTGGGTGTCAGCAAGATGACGCTGGAACTGATCAACTAA